The proteins below come from a single Portunus trituberculatus isolate SZX2019 chromosome 34, ASM1759143v1, whole genome shotgun sequence genomic window:
- the LOC123512631 gene encoding uncharacterized protein LOC123512631 — translation MTPAAAESEFARVVRVKRLLTKAKKGLPETCSFYNTLYMHTKFLDKCEFFIPQDKRLDTIIMWKMAKIGKATRPKHQQVGLLNYDRPEAVMKLLNKTRLLDWTLPTSFLHLPAPLVDPITQMLQRKFTGHTHTWRGTQFIMDKKSQKGVPLRCPSGYRLAHLGKRGITLMLKTSQFSSVYTLAEFQDFSANVPCVGLFLDPSQKEDYTVDKKLPQADDADFPILYVAVCYSGAIGMLGCDENHWQDGLVGLLVQVCGRLMADMGLISNICVQDSNVTLRSVMDLLPGWETGSAVTRAWTCDGTLCP, via the exons atGACCCCCGCAGCAGCAGAGTCAGAGTTCGcgagggtggtgagggtgaaaaGGCTTCTCACCAAGGCCAAGAAGGGACTGCCAGAGACATGcagc TTCTACAACACACTCTATATGCACACCAAGTTCCTGGATAAGTGTGAGTTTTTCATCCCGCAAGACAAACGACTCGACACCATCATCATGTGGAAGATggccaag ATAGGGAAGGCGACCCGACCAAAACATCAACAAGTGGGTCTACTGAACTACGACCGCCCTGAAGCTGTGATGAAGCTGCTCAACAAGACAAGGCTGCTGGACTGGACACTGCCGACCTCCTTCCTGCACCTCCCCGCCCCCCTGGTGGACCCTATAACACAGATGCTGCAGAGGAAGTTCACAGGGCACACCCACACCTGGCGCGGCACTCAGTTCATCATGGACAAGAAGAGCCAGAAGGGTGTTCCTCTTAG gTGTCCCAGTGGGTACCGATTGGCTCACCTGGGCAAGAGGGGGATCACGTTGATGCTGAAGACAAGTCAGTTTAGCAGCGTGTACACCCTGGCAGAGTTCCAGGACTTTTCTGCCAACGTCCCCTGTGTTGGCCTGTTCCTTGACCCCAGCCAGAAGGAGGACTACACCGTGGACAAGAAGCTGCCCCAAGCCGACGATGCAGACTTCCCCATCCTTTACGTCGCCGTCTGTTACTCCGGGGCTATCGGCATGCTGGGGTGCGACGAAAACCACTGGCAGGACGGCCTGGTGGGTCTgttggtgcaggtgtgtggccGCTTGATGGCCGACATGGGGCTCATTTCAAACATCTGCGTTCAGGACAGCAATGTGACACTGAGGAGTGTGATGGACCTGCTGCCTGGCTGGGAGACAGGCAGTGCTGTGACCCGAGCCTGGACCTGTGATGGAACGCTCTGCCCCTGA